In Pseudonocardia sp. C8, one genomic interval encodes:
- a CDS encoding lysophospholipid acyltransferase family protein, whose translation MQLLIRYVLAPLVRLIWRPRVHGAGRIPAAGPVIIAANHRAAVDTAFIPLVAPRKVAFLGKSEYFTGRGLRGRLMAAFLGALGYIPVDRGNARAGLAALDAGRRVLEAGGAFGIYPEGTRSLDGRLHRGHTGVASLALSTGAVVVPVGLRGTDRVQPVGRLLPRLARVEIRFGAPLEFSRYEGLEGSPAIRRAVTDEIMDAIADLSGQVYVDSYHRRPDELRDAA comes from the coding sequence GTGCAGCTGCTCATCCGGTATGTCCTTGCCCCACTCGTCCGACTGATCTGGCGCCCGCGCGTGCACGGGGCCGGCCGCATCCCGGCCGCCGGCCCGGTGATCATCGCCGCGAACCACCGGGCCGCCGTCGACACCGCGTTCATCCCGCTCGTCGCGCCCCGGAAGGTCGCGTTCCTGGGCAAGTCGGAGTACTTCACCGGCCGTGGCCTGCGCGGACGCCTGATGGCCGCGTTCCTCGGCGCCCTCGGCTACATCCCGGTCGACCGCGGCAACGCCCGCGCCGGGCTGGCCGCGCTCGACGCCGGCCGCAGGGTTCTCGAGGCGGGAGGCGCGTTCGGGATCTACCCCGAGGGCACCCGCTCGCTGGACGGGCGGCTGCACCGCGGGCACACCGGGGTGGCCAGCCTGGCGCTGTCGACCGGGGCCGTCGTCGTACCGGTGGGGTTGCGCGGCACCGACCGGGTGCAGCCGGTCGGGCGGCTGCTCCCGCGCCTGGCCCGGGTGGAGATCCGGTTCGGCGCGCCGCTGGAGTTCAGCCGCTACGAGGGGCTGGAGGGCTCGCCCGCGATCCGCCGGGCGGTCACCGACGAGATCATGGACGCCATCGCCGACCTGTCCGGGCAGGTCTACGTGGACTCCTACCACCGCCGCCCGGACGAGCTGCGGGACGCAGCCTGA
- a CDS encoding GyrI-like domain-containing protein, with product MDRTDVKKHDAYRAPRGRFRIVDVPAMQYLMIDGHGDPNTSPAFAAALRALYPVAYTLKFASKRELGRDYVVPPLEGLWWADDMDVFTAARDKSRWDWTLMIMVPDWIGPAMVATATERAAAAHRPSRIEDLRLEGLAEGRCVQTLHVGSFDDEAAVLARLHHEFIPGNGLRMAGRHHEIYLSDVRRVAPGRQRTILRQPVTSDG from the coding sequence ATGGACAGGACCGACGTCAAGAAGCACGACGCCTACCGGGCACCCCGGGGCCGGTTCCGGATCGTTGACGTGCCCGCGATGCAGTACCTCATGATCGACGGCCACGGTGATCCGAACACCTCGCCCGCCTTCGCCGCTGCGCTCCGCGCGCTCTACCCGGTCGCGTACACGCTGAAGTTCGCGAGCAAGCGGGAACTCGGCCGCGACTACGTCGTCCCGCCCCTGGAAGGGCTGTGGTGGGCCGACGACATGGACGTCTTCACCGCGGCGCGCGACAAGTCACGGTGGGACTGGACGCTCATGATCATGGTCCCGGACTGGATCGGCCCCGCCATGGTCGCCACCGCCACCGAACGGGCCGCGGCCGCGCACCGGCCGTCCCGCATCGAGGACCTCCGTCTCGAGGGCCTGGCCGAAGGGCGGTGCGTGCAGACGCTGCACGTCGGTTCCTTCGACGACGAGGCGGCCGTGCTCGCACGCCTGCATCACGAGTTCATCCCGGGCAACGGGCTGCGCATGGCCGGCCGGCACCACGAGATCTACCTCAGCGACGTCCGCAGGGTCGCCCCCGGGAGGCAGCGCACGATCCTCCGGCAGCCGGTCACGTCCGACGGGTAG
- a CDS encoding DUF3151 domain-containing protein, protein MSLHGNLLEPDATHLPADPAAAELAGGTDPATVAAASPSSSIVWAALAERALAGGETVAAYAYARTGYHRGLDQLRRNGWKGFGPVPWSHEPNQGFLRACGALLRAAEGIGETAEVERLRTLISDSDPEALAALGIA, encoded by the coding sequence ATGAGTCTGCACGGCAACCTGCTCGAACCGGACGCCACGCACCTGCCCGCCGATCCGGCGGCGGCCGAGCTGGCCGGCGGGACGGACCCGGCGACGGTGGCCGCGGCCAGCCCGTCGTCGTCGATCGTGTGGGCGGCGCTGGCCGAGCGCGCGCTGGCGGGCGGCGAGACGGTCGCCGCGTACGCCTACGCCCGGACCGGCTACCACCGCGGCCTCGACCAGCTCCGCCGCAACGGCTGGAAGGGCTTCGGGCCGGTGCCGTGGTCGCACGAGCCGAACCAGGGCTTCCTGCGGGCCTGCGGCGCCCTGCTGCGCGCCGCGGAGGGGATCGGCGAGACCGCCGAGGTGGAGCGGCTGCGCACGCTGATCTCCGACTCGGACCCGGAGGCGCTCGCCGCCCTCGGCATCGCCTGA
- a CDS encoding aromatic acid exporter family protein has translation MTPGSGSWRRAGARLRARGRVGGRRLRASWLPILQCSVAAGLALYVAGDLVGHPRPFFAPIAAVISLGLSLNSRLRRAAELVVGVSLGVLVGDLLIAEIGSGVWQLMLVVALAIALATFFDGGNLIVGQAGASAVLVATLLPPGESGGIDRCVDALIGGAAGILVAAVLPVHPVRIVRREARRVLDDLVTVLTEVAGALREHDPAGASRALRRARDTQPAIDQLRTAVRSAGEVAVVSPLHRPRRRVLRRYRELAERADYAHRNARVLARRALTAMEDGERVPPELADAITDLATAVGALIRELAQDGDREHARPAILEAVHGAAVLADRPIPPPTWEDPVPPRSLPVLVAQVRSIAVDLLQATGMARSEALHALREELADPGIG, from the coding sequence GTGACACCGGGCAGCGGGTCGTGGCGCCGCGCCGGTGCGCGGCTGCGCGCCCGGGGCCGGGTCGGCGGCCGCCGGCTGCGGGCGTCCTGGCTGCCGATCCTGCAGTGTTCGGTCGCGGCCGGGCTCGCCCTGTACGTGGCCGGTGACCTGGTCGGGCACCCGCGGCCGTTCTTCGCCCCGATCGCCGCGGTGATCAGCCTGGGGCTCTCGCTGAACTCCCGGTTGCGCCGGGCCGCGGAGCTCGTCGTCGGGGTCAGCCTCGGCGTGCTCGTCGGGGACCTGCTCATCGCCGAGATCGGCAGCGGCGTCTGGCAGCTGATGCTCGTCGTCGCGCTCGCGATCGCCCTCGCCACGTTCTTCGACGGCGGCAACCTGATCGTCGGCCAGGCCGGGGCGTCCGCGGTGCTGGTGGCGACCCTCCTGCCGCCCGGCGAGTCCGGTGGCATCGACCGCTGCGTGGACGCCCTGATCGGCGGCGCGGCCGGGATCCTGGTCGCCGCCGTGCTGCCGGTGCACCCGGTCCGGATCGTCCGCCGGGAGGCGCGGCGGGTGCTCGACGACCTGGTCACCGTGCTCACGGAGGTCGCGGGAGCGCTCCGCGAGCACGACCCGGCGGGCGCGTCCCGGGCGTTGCGCCGGGCCCGGGACACCCAGCCCGCGATCGACCAGCTGCGCACCGCCGTCCGGTCCGCGGGCGAGGTCGCCGTGGTGTCGCCGCTGCACCGTCCGCGCCGCCGGGTGCTGCGCCGGTACCGCGAGCTGGCCGAACGGGCCGACTACGCCCACCGCAACGCGCGGGTGCTCGCCCGCCGGGCACTCACCGCCATGGAGGACGGCGAGCGGGTCCCGCCCGAGCTCGCCGACGCGATCACCGACCTCGCGACGGCGGTCGGCGCGTTGATCCGCGAGCTGGCCCAGGACGGCGACCGCGAGCACGCCCGGCCGGCGATCCTGGAGGCCGTGCACGGCGCCGCGGTGCTCGCCGACCGGCCGATCCCGCCGCCGACCTGGGAGGACCCGGTGCCGCCGCGGTCGCTGCCGGTGCTGGTCGCCCAGGTCCGCTCGATCGCGGTCGACCTGTTGCAGGCGACCGGGATGGCGCGTTCGGAGGCGTTGCACGCGCTGCGCGAGGAGCTGGCAGATCCCGGCATCGGCTGA